In Lineus longissimus chromosome 9, tnLinLong1.2, whole genome shotgun sequence, one genomic interval encodes:
- the LOC135493994 gene encoding tetraspanin-18B-like yields the protein MAVGCCANFVKYTLFVFNLLIFIGGVALLAAGVWVAVDTSGATATLASFLGSSSYATAAYVLIVCGAVILILGFLGCCGAIRESRCLLGTFFALVLLIFLVLLVGAILAFVFKDTVTSFLKTSMEQSLKEKYGVAGEQGSTDAWNAAQENFQCCGLAGDYKSGESWLMWKDSTWGKMQVANSTGVMVPASCCMKSNTTTYTDEMKCQGKTVVAGAPPTANPPTADNPDMYTQGCYDRVGDIISGNSVLLGIIAIMILIVLLMAMIFSMWLCRRVTYATYTQTSTTRSA from the exons ATGGCAGTTGGTTGTTGTGCGAACTTCGTGAAGTACACACTGTTTGTGTTCAACTTGCTCATATTT ATCGGTGGAGTAGCCCTGCTTGCTGCTGGAGTCTGGGTTGCCGTTGACACTAGTGGTGCCACTGCCACCCTTGCCTCCTTCCTCGGTTCTTCATCCTACGCGACTGCCGCTTACGTCCTGATCGTGTGTGGTGCTGTCATCCTCATCCTTGGCTTCCTGGGATGCTGTGGAGCGATTAGGGAGAGTCGATGCTTGCTGGGAACT TTCTTTGCTCTCGTCCTCCTCATCTTCCTTGTCCTCCTGGTCGGTGCCATCCTGGCCTTCGTCTTCAAGGACACCGTCACCTCATTCCTCAAAACATCCATGGAACAATCTCTCAAGGAAAAATATGGTGTCGCTGGGGAACAGGGAAGCACAGATGCATGGAATGCTGCTCAGGAAAAT TTCCAATGTTGTGGTCTTGCTGGCGACTATAAATCAGGTGAATCCTGGTTGATGTGGAAGGACAGCACATGGGGAAAGATGCAAG TTGCCAACAGTACAGGAGTCATGGTACCAGCCTCCTGCTGTATGAAGAGCAACACCACCACGTATACAGATGAGATGAAGTGCCAGGGGAAGACCGTTGTTGCCGGAGCGCCACCTACTGCCAACCCACCAACTGCTGACAACCCAGACATGTACACCCAG GGCTGCTACGATCGAGTTGGGGATATCATCTCAGGCAACAGTGTCCTTCTTGGTATCATCGCAATTATGATTCTAATAGTTTTG CTGATGGCCATGATTTTCTCCATGTGGCTGTGTCGCAGGGTCACATACGCCACCTATACCCAGACAAGTACAAC AAGAAGTGCCTAA
- the LOC135493374 gene encoding G2/mitotic-specific cyclin-A-like codes for MSFQFGSSNFGNTAVLEDLNGENRHAMRKTKRDDAALNRANVPNASKRAALGTITNQTRVQPFRAAKGQAPRNTIDPFASGNDENAFAGKSNKTGGFCIPTSQPFSIHIDNEPAKSAQIIKPAEHQLELRPDVTKLGLPRVPLSSAFPCAASKPSETAESPMVLDLSSDESMSERTADETRKDIITCVPEYTDDIYEYLREAETRHRPRANYMKKQPDITNSMRSILIDWLVEVAEEYKLHRETLCLSINYIDRFLSSMSVLRGKLQLVGAASMFLAAKYEEIYPPEVGEFVYITDDTYTKKQVLRMEHLILKVLSFDVAVPTINCFCDWYLKRIGADEEMSSLAMYLAELTLVDTETYLKYNPSVISAAATCLANLTVNSEFWTSELEHATKYQYHEVEPCLQDLLKTYKASASNPQQAIREKYKSSKFHNVSSLTPPTQLPVMMQ; via the exons ATGAGTTTCCAATTTGGGAGTTCGAATTTTGGCAACACGGCCGTTCTCGAGGACTTGAACGGCGAAAACCGACATGCAATGAGGAAAACAAAGCGCGATGATGCAGCTTTGAACCGAGCTAATGTTCCAAATGCAAGTAAACGAGCAGCTCTTGGAACCATTACGAACCAAACGAGGGTGCAGCCGTTTCGAGCCGCGAAAGGCCAG GCCCCAAGAAACACGATAGACCCATTTGCCAGCGGCAACGATGAAAATGCATTTGCGGGAAAATCAAACAAAACTGGCGGGTTCTGCATCCCAACGTCACAACCTTTCTCCATCCATATCGACAATGAACCAGCTAAATCAGCACAGATCATCAAACCAGCTGAACACCAACTAGAGCTTCGACCAGATGTGACCAAGTTAGGCCTACCACGCGTGCCATTGTCTTCTGCCTTCCCATGTGCTGCTTCAAAACCAAGCGAAACTGCAG AATCGCCCATGGTTCTCGACTTATCCTCGGATGAATCTATGAGCGAGCGAACAGCAGATGAAACAAGGAAAGACATAATAACGTGTGTGCCCGAATACACAGACGACATCTATGAATATCTGAGAGAAGCAGAG ACGCGACATCGACCAAGAGCCAACTACATGAAGAAACAGCCTGACATCACCAACAGTATGAGAAGCATCCTGATCGACTGGTTAGTGGAGGTCGCCGAGGAATACAAGCTTCACCGAGAGACGCTATGTTTGTCCATCAACTACATTGACCGCTTCCTCTCCTCAATGTCTGTTCTTCGTGGTAAACTGCAGTTGGTTGGTGCTGCCAGTATGTTCTTAGCAGC TAAATATGAAGAGATCTACCCGCCAGAGGTTGGTGAGTTTGTTTACATCACCGACGACACTTATACAAAGAAACAGGTGCTGCGCATGGAACATTTGATTTTGAAGGTGCTATCTTTTGACGTTGCCGTGCCAACGATCAACTGTTTCTGTGATTGGTATTTGAAGAGAATTGGTGCTGATGAGGAGATGTCGAGTTTAGCAATG TACCTTGCTGAGCTGACGTTGGTCGATACAGAGACGTATCTCAAGTATAATCCTAGTGTAATAAGTGCGGCCGCTACATGCCTCGCTAACTTGACCGTCAATTCTGAATTCTGG ACGTCAGAATTGGAACATGCCACGAAGTACCAATACCATGAAGTTGAGCCATGTCTACAAGATTTACTCAAGACTTACAAGGCATCAGCTTCCAACCCCCAGCAGGCCATCCGCGAAAAGTACAAGTCTAGCAA ATTCCACAATGTTTCCTCCCTCACCCCACCCACACAGTTACCTGTGATGATGCAATGA